One Besnoitia besnoiti strain Bb-Ger1 chromosome VIII, whole genome shotgun sequence DNA segment encodes these proteins:
- a CDS encoding hypothetical protein (encoded by transcript BESB_085350) has product MEEARVNQDPTSGRGEGAEALEAASSPLLEGRARRPAASPPEAPAAENLPEGPASSPSSRSPSSASSASSLSSASSPSSRASSPHGMASPTSPLAAFSPQRRKSSYSSAERFSLLSASAPEADASPSVSIISASSSPFHAAADPQQPRLLQDSSAAAAGSSSPVLSASSLLSGVSHSASSLSLGSSSQQQYDGAAVRYRLLQLMEEFYGIQQTLESVRQFYVIRVHALEDRLAAEVEARRASELRAVFASDRTLFIEEQLQRVTEKLRGDVERRDELVHILELNLAYFQEQLALRDRRLETLEKIEAQQRQQIKLLRERQAEREADAQPRETNPLAQEGGPPPGRVPASAAENRAAAAAVAVAPGEGRQGEEKVAEGGQRGAAEQSGRYARSETENAESGGDADKRRSTEALGNARDEALRSEGGLHLDRERGEAAASSSTSACTSSFSLIPGLTSSPSSLAPRAARGAALSASSSAAPSASAGSEAEAPLRRASSTAVREVSQPSSPLARARRAPSVASPPPSPPPAPAAAGSALAACAALSPESATAILALRERQLERVAGQLDALNFLCMKQGEELQKALVDLERERRRREAAQRDAHRERRRREEAQSQMRQSEKSLQYRATLSSSSVPVSIPLLPSSTAGSGSAAPSTAASASAVAPTSAPSQFRFPPPEFLADLKAEVEELLALMRAQEPRSASLAESAKPSVSRQNADAELGSAPDDDVGWPSGALATARKPRSAERRARCASRRVSPSSRSAQSELQPVCKAEAGDGRRLEAAEEEGGQGGACGGHQGVRASRQKERACRRESMWSNRPEEERGVGAPQMLNDTDERGRQEVPSAASDPAAPGDDSDSSCGDNTDDAEEAQKAKPKSSAAVSSLAGSSAASGAGPSSSPSTSSALSLVQQARDSVMKAFFPLQASLGAEEGADADSAVCLPSGQHRREKHTRGTEAAEGAKEAENSAHAGWDKAFATDGLDTAVGLKRRRPAERDEVVCDKACERAAVAGSCTLPRRGHLQTETGRLWVRRERLRSAGCQRLGQAPQNLPSVRVALLAPPPTGAGTHCGRETGGVVCCAHPSSSPAFREQATEDAVASFLRRGFQWCEIHCGAQAVLLALRDRQTAPPTGPQSKPPGSVCAPAFHRGRPHDAASFIYSSLSAGDVGGLALSTFGPARGGRTSTQSDTSRVLERQAPAGDFSASGRKPRKNEELSGAENLVSAFCGTERQSIRKGGRLTMALQSPFISVQVFASGLSCVRTPSLAGDWEREVTMSQSAVAAVCEMDICAGVLYTFVGESAEHESELLTGLEVEEGGEGDCV; this is encoded by the exons atggaggaagcgcgagtgAACCAGGATCCCACCTCGGGTCgtggagagggcgcggaggcactcgaagctgcttcttcgccactcctcgaaggccgcgcgaggcggccagCTGCCTCCCCGCCAGAGGCCCCAGCAGCTGAGAACCTTCCCGAGGGACcggcctcctctccgtcctctcgctcgccttcgagtgcgtcgtcggcgtcttcgctgtcctctgcctcgtctccgtcctcgcgaGCTTCCTCGCCTCACGGCATGGCGTCGCCGActtcgcctctggcggccttctctccgcagcgtcgcaAGAGCAGCTACAGCAGCGCGGAGCGGTTTTCACTGctgtccgcctccgcgcccgaggcggacgcctcgccgtcggtcTCGATcatctccgcttcttcctctccttttcATGCCGCCGCAGATcctcagcagccgcgcctgctgcaggactcgagcgccgccgcggcggggtcttcgtctccggtgctgtcggcctcgtcgctgctttCGGGGGTATCGCACTCGgcgtcctccctctcgctcggGAGTTCTTCACAGCAGCAGtacgacggcgccgccgtccgctACCGCCTGCTCCAGCTCATGGAGGAGTTTTACGGGATTCAACAGACGCTCGAGTCCGTGAGACAG TTTTACGTCATTCGTGTGCACGCCTTGGAGGACCGGCTGGCGGCCGAAGTGGAGGCCCGACGGGCTTCGGAACTGCGCGCCGTGTTCGCCTCCGACCGCACGTTGTTCATCGAAGAGCAGCTTCAGCGGGTGACTGAGAAGCTCCGTGGAGACGTGGAGCGACGCGACGAACTCGTGCACATCCTCGAGCTGAACCTCGCCTACTTCCAGGAGCAACTGgcgctccgcgaccgccgcctggAGACTCTCGAGAAgatcgaggcgcagcagcgccagcagatcaagctcctccgcgagcgccaagctgagcgcgaggcagacgcgcagccacGAGAGACTAATCCGCTCGCGCAGGAGGGCGGGCCTCCCCCGGGGCGGGTCCCGGCTTCGGCAGCTGAGAacagagccgccgcggcagccgtaGCCGTAGCACCGGGCGAAGGGCGccagggagaggagaaagtggcggaaggcggccagcgcggcgccgcagagcaaTCAGGGAGGTACGCGCGAAGCGAAACGGagaacgcggagagcggTGGCGATGCAGACAAGAGACGGTCGACGGAGGCGCTGGGgaacgcgcgagacgaggcgctcCGGAGCGAGGGAGGGCTGCACCTCGatagagagcgaggagaagcagctgcctcctcctccacgtCTGCGTGTACGTCATCGTTTTCCCTCATTCCTGGCCTCAcgtcgtctccttcgtcgctcgcgcctcgcgccgccaggggcgcagcgctctccgcctcctcgtctgctgcgccgtccgcgtccgccggcagcgaggcggaagcgcctctgcggcgggccTCGTCGACGGCGGTGCGCGAGGTCTCTCAGCCGTCTTCCCCGCTCGCTagggcgcgccgggcgccgtctgtcgcttctccaccgccttcgccgccgcccgcccccgcagcggcgggctccgcgttggcggcgtgtgcggcgctcTCCCCCGAGTCCGCGACTGCGATTTTGGctctgcgcgagcggcagctggAGCGCGTCGCGGGGCAGCTCGACGCGCTAAACTTTCTCTGCATGAAGCAaggcgaggagctgcagaaggcgtTGGTCGACTtggagcgagagcgacggcggcgcgaggccgcccagCGAGATGCCcaccgcgagcggcgaaggcgcgaggaggcgcagtcGCAGATGCGA CAAAGCGAGAAGTCGCTCCAGTATCGAGCGACtctgagcagcagcagcgtgcCAGTTTCGATTCCGCTGTTGCCTTCCTCCACCGCGGGCTCAGGGTCTGCGGCTCCGTCGAcagctgcctcggcgtcggcggtgGCGCCCACGAGCGCGCCCTCACAGTTTCGCTTTCCGCCGCCAGAGTTTCTCGCGGATTTGAAGGCCGAAGTGGAGGAGCTGCTTGCCCTGATGCGTGCACaggagccgcggagcgcgTCGCTGGCCGAGTCTGCGAAGCCGAGCGTCTCGAGGCAGAATGCGGACGCGGAGCTTGGCAGCGCGCCCGACGACGACGTGGGCTGGCCGTcgggcgcgctggcgacCGCAAGAAAGCCGCGCTcggcagagcggcgcgcgaggtgcgcgtcgcgccgcgtgtcgccttcctcgcgctcggcgcagTCCGAGCTGCAGCCAGTTTGCaaagcggaggcaggcgacgggaGGAGActcgaggcagcagaggaggagggggggcagGGAGGGGCGTGCGGCGGGCATCAAGGCGTCCGAGCGAGCaggcagaaggagagagcctgcagacgcgagtCGATGTGGAGCAACAGgccagaggaggagcgaggcgtGGGAGCGCCGCAGATGTTAAACGATACAGACGAAAGAGGACGCCAAGAG GTGCCTTCTGCTGCCAGCGATCCGGCAGCTCCAGGAGACGATAGCGACTCGTCCTGTGGCGATAATACCGACGATGCTGAGGAGGCACAAAAAGCAAAGCCGAAATCGTCGGCCGCGGTCTCTAGCTTGGCAGGGAGCTCAGcggccagcggcgcgggcccctcgtcttcgccatCGACTTCCAGTGCACTTTCGCTCGttcagcaggcgcgcgactcCGTGATGAAGGCCTTCTTTCCACTCCAggcctcgctcggcgcggaggaaggagctGACGCGGATTCAGCTGTGTGTCTGCCGTCAGGCCAGCACAGACGTGAGAAACACACGCGCGGGAccgaggccgcagaagggGCGAAAGAGGCTGAGAActcggcgcatgcaggctgGGACAAGGCGTTTGCGACGGACGGGCTAGACACTGCTGTCGGGCTCAAACGCCGCAGGCCGGCCGAACGTGATGAGGTTGTCTGTGACAAAGCATGCGAGCGTGCTGCGGTGGCAGGAAGCTGCACGCTGCCCCGACGCGGCCACCTGCAGACGGAAACTGGGCGTCTGTGGGTGCGGAGGGAGCGACTCCGCTCCGCCGGCTGTCAGCGACTCGGCCAAGCGCCGCAGAATCTACCAAGTGTACGAGTCGCGTTACTtgctccgccgccgacgggTGCAGGCACGCActgcgggagagagacaggaggagTTGTGTGCTGTGCTCatccgtcgtcgtcgccggcgttcCGGGAGCAGGCCACAGAAGACGCGGTCGCTAGCTTTCTGCGGCGGGGATTCCAGTGGTGTGAGATCCACTGCGGGGCGCAGGCTGTGTTGCTGGCGTTGCGCGACCGGCAAACCGCGCCGCCTACCGGGCCGCAGAGCAAGCCTCCGGGGAGCGTCTGTGCGCCCGCGTTCCATCGTGGACGTCCACACGACGCAGCAAGCTTCATTTATTCCTCTTTGTCTGCGGGGGATGTCGGCGGTCTCGCTTTGTCTACTTTTGGTCCAGCACGAGGAGGGAGAACAAGTACTCAGAGCGACACATCGAGAGTGCTGGAGAGACAGGCTCCGGCTGGCGATTTCAGCGCGTCGGGGCGGAAACCCAGGAAGAATGAGGAACTATCGGGTGCTGAAAACCTCGTATCCGCCTTCTGTGGAACGGAGCGGCAGAGCATCCGCAAGGGAGGACGTCTCACAATGGCACTGCAGAGCCCCTTCATAAGTGTTCAGGTGTTCGCCAGTGGACTGTCatgtgtacgtacacccagTCTCGCGGGGGACTGGGAGCGGGAAGTCACCATGTCTCAGTCGGCTGTGGCAGCTGTTTGCGAAATGGATATCTGCGCCGGGGTTCTATATACGTTCGTTGGGGAAAGTGCAGAGCACGAAAGTGAACTGCTGACAGGACTGGAGGTtgaagagggcggagaaggagattGTGTGTGA